A stretch of Acropora muricata isolate sample 2 chromosome 7, ASM3666990v1, whole genome shotgun sequence DNA encodes these proteins:
- the LOC136921734 gene encoding uncharacterized protein F54H12.2-like, whose product MQAHNLSARVMSPELQVFQVPKTDTSMLGVRFTQVRPVTTGINPMEFLIPATETFLDLGRSYFEMEVQIKTSANANTAYNTVMYPVTNLAHSMIKQLSVHVNGVLLEPQTDHYHYKAFFQTILNNSRNDGETSLHPQGWYNDFDLPALLTADAVDKTHNDYKELTETQKRGVAAMKNLGLQFTGGKFYTMFFAPNSPLFYTGKLLVPMQEVSIKMYFNDPSVFMLSPAASDAAAIKAKALSDEAIKITLNLCQVTVAPSIYRQITAARTRSTARYPLHASMASGLTDFDQDQLFTNRVPVRVLVGLLHNSAFNGAYRRSPFAFEKFGLTLIRMTINGEEYPYKNALELVHNDGSKDNFGYRRLLETMASYQTGEAPIILPEMWGQTVRLDDDADAVVNASGNVTLFAFNFTPDGRPTAPTFHPPQSGNVRLQFKLNASAGHAITVLIYAEFENVMEIDNNNGVLYNDDS is encoded by the coding sequence ATGCAAGCCCATAACTTATCGGCGCGGGTCATGAGCCCCGAATTGCAAGTGTTCCAAGTCCCCAAGACGGACACGTCCATGTTGGGGGTCCGGTTCACCCAAGTGCGACCGGTGACCACTGGCATCAATCCGATGGAATTTTTGATCCCGGCCACCGAAACCTTCCTGGATTTGGGTCgaagttattttgaaatggaagTCCAGATCAAGACCAGCGCGAACGCCAACACGGCGTACAACACGGTCATGTATCCCGTGACCAATTTGGCGCATTCCATGATCAAACAGTTATCCGTCCACGTCAATGGTGTACTCTTGGAACCCCAGAcggatcattatcattacaaagCCTTCTTCCAGACCATCTTGAACAACAGTCGGAACGATGGGGAGACCAGTTTGCATCCACAAGGCTGGTACAACGATTTCGATTTACCAGCACTCTTGACGGCCGACGCGGTCGATAAGACGCACAATGACTACAAGGAATTGACAGAAACTCAAAAAAGAGGCGTAGCCGCCATGAAAAACTTGGGGTTGCAGTTTACTGGGGGTAAATTCTATACGATGTTCTTCGCCCCCAATTCACCATTGTTCTATACTGGCAAGTTATTGGTCCCTATGCAAGAAGTGTCCATCAAGATGTACTTCAATGACCCAAGTGTCTTCATGCTGAGTCCAGCCGCTTCGGACGCTGCAGCCATCAAAGCCAAAGCCTTGAGCGACGAAGCCATCAAGATCACCTTGAACCTGTGTCAGGTGACCGTCGCACCGTCCATCTACAGACAAATTACAGCAGCTAGAACGAGATCGACGGCCAGGTACCCATTGCATGCCTCCATGGCCAGTGGGTTAACAGACTTTGACCAAGATCAATTGTTCACCAATCGCGTCCCCGTACGCGTTTTGGTAGGATTGTTACACAACAGTGCTTTCAATGGAGCGTACAGACGCAGTccctttgcctttgaaaagtttgGCCTGACTTTGATCAGGATGACCATCAATGGAGAAGAATACCCTTACAAGAATGCCCTGGAATTAGTGCACAACGATGGGTCCAAAGACAATTTTGGGTACAGacgtttattggaaaccatGGCGTCGTATCAGACGGGAGAAGCCCCCATTATACTACCAGAAATGTGGGGTCAGACTGTTAGACTGGATGATGATGCAGATGCCGTCGTGAATGCCTCCGGGAACGTGACGCTGTTTGCGTTCAATTTCACCCCAGACGGTCGACCCACCGCACCTACCTTCCATCCCCCTCAAAGCGGGAACGTGCGTTTACAGTTTAAACTGAATGCCTCAGCCGGCCATGCCATCACAGTGTTGATCTAtgctgaatttgaaaatgtcatggaaatcgATAATAACAACGGTGTGTTGTACAACGACGACAGTTGA
- the LOC136921736 gene encoding uncharacterized protein, which translates to MLFDDTLLDDGQDEALIQAADQGERQAQHQIQLGGNPLATQRGRFRFVPEPLHERRSQKFGVHERVVRLRPVQEGRLIPQQQLADALTRGLRRAVEQVLDQQKVPDTDRFYISLASDRLRSASNAFHLTAQEWRQNGLRAQTLLDNLSKMLNSNEQFEMDDSFNLSVVHVRPPPRGTGTKRQHVPGHQSNVRLKQMKKSVIEMPRDDAGWCAARAIVTARGLSLAGQDANARKQWIHPRRCVHRRQQAAEALAQEVGLGPGAWGPDELTRVAMAPSLIDYKLVVVDASRTYSLVAYGHGDRLLALLYDDHHYDTLTSLKGFLGRSYLCLVCLKGYDHQGQHRCPRNKGEHCSSCLQTDCDEHKAAYRAYRSPDVLCPHCQRHFYGTACLERHRTRTIDGRPQDQAHRPVCQTRRKCPQCRAYLRGSKAIKDHRCGHAQCHACQQYVDIESHQCFIQVRTLDDDDDDDDTVQPPVHVFFDIEAKQVDSRHVPNLLVCQRADDDVFHWWYGDACVQEFLLQLEDWCQGGKQPLTVLAHNFQGYDSYPVIDTLHQLRLKLGQIRNGGKVLQLQCLASSVRFIDSMSFFQMKLAKFPKTFGLTELKKGYFPHLFNTDDHQTYVGSLPDQHYYMPDGMSVDDRDAFRRWHDKLTREGYVFDFRHELLEYCKSDVLLLKQGCMTFKREFEAKAGFDPFDQMTIASACNRYLRTHCLQPNTIACEPLLGWGGRRVNQSSAAFEWLAWEAHLVSTPLRHAHNGGEVRPLPDRRYTVDGFDARTQTVYEFDGCFWHGCPTCFPQRHESHPRLLGRTMDDVFALRQEKHDLLRQHGYLVRSIWECEWSRRRAADPAIQTFLQSHQTPLPLDPRDAFFGGRTNAYQLYRCVEGDERILYYDFKSLYPYVNKYCRYPIGHPQIISQPPVEQGLDAYFGLVCCTILPPTDLLHPVLPYRCSQKLTFPLCATCVSQYIDVPLLDKHVDDCHHTDAQRALTGTWCTPELVVALQKGYRLLHIHQVYHFPDTQVGLFAEYIDTWLKLKEEASGYPEHCTTGHLQREHVRRWNERENIVLHHANIRKNPGQRALSKLMLNSMWGKFGQQTNKTQVKEFIDPPDFWQFLDSSAHDVRWVSPVTEERVEIHYKMQHHCESDSPNLNIFVACFTTCHARLHLYRALDHLGPRVLYSDTDSVVFVQRPDDPPIQPPLGDFLGDFTDELDPGDHIIEFCSGGPKNYGYMTALGNTECKVRGFSLNAEGQAQLNYQVLKQNTLDELRRPQAQPRVTPVVQTHSVHRDAKQYQLSTRSRTKDYKLVYNKRILDPYTFYTFPYGYRTQDHQNTLLLLDM; encoded by the coding sequence ATGTTGTTTGACGACACCTTACTCGACGATGGGCAAGACGAGGCTTTGATCCAAGCCGCCGATCAAGGAGAGCGACAAGCGCAACATCAGATTCAATTAGGTGGGAACCCTCTGGCCACCCAACGTGGTCGATTCCGTTTCGTCCCCGAACCTTTGCACGAACGACGAAGTCAAAAGTTTGGCGTGCACGAACGCGTGGTGCGTCTTCGCCCCGTGCAAGAAGGTCGACTCATCCCTCAACAACAGTTGGCCGACGCTCTCACACGTGGGTTACGTCGAGCCGTCGAACAAGTCCTCGATCAGCAAAAGGTCCCCGACACGGATCGGTTTTACATCTCGTTAGCCTCCGATCGACTCAGGAGTGCCTCCAACGCGTTTCATTTGACTGCCCAGGAATGGCGGCAAAACGGGTTACGTGCTCAAACGTTATTGGACAATCTGAGTAAAATGTTAAACTCCAACGAACAGTTTGAAATGGACGATTCCTTTAATCTCTCGGTCGTCCACGTTCGACCGCCACCGCGCGGGACTGGGACAAAACGTCAACACGTGCCTGGCCATCAATCGAACGTTCGtctcaaacaaatgaaaaaatctgTGATCGAGATGCCTCGGGACGACGCCGGTTGGTGTGCCGCGAGAGCCATCGTCACGGCACGTGGGCTGTCTCTAGCCGGTCAAGATGCCAACGCTCGTAAACAATGGATCCATCCCCGACGATGCGTGCATCGTCGACAACAAGCCGCTGAAGCTCTCGCCCAGGAAGTGGGACTCGGTCCCGGTGCTTGGGGACCGGACGAATTGACGCGCGTGGCCATGGCGCCTAGTCTGATCGACTACAAGCTCGTCGTCGTCGACGCCTCTCGGACCTACTCGTTGGTGGCGTACGGTCACGGCGACCGACTTCTAGCGTTACTCTACGACGACCATCATTACGATACGCTCACGTCTCTCAAAGGTTTTCTCGGGCGCTCTTACCTCTGTCTCGTGTGTCTCAAGGGATACGATCACCAGGGACAACATCGATGCCCGCGGAACAAAGGGGAACATTGCAGCAGTTGTTTGCAAACGGACTGCGACGAACACAAAGCCGCTTATCGAGCTTACCGATCGCCCGACGTATTGTGCCCGCATTGTCAACGTCATTTTTACGGGACCGCTTGTCTCGAACGTCACCGTACACGTACCATTGACGGTCGACCCCAGGACCAAGCTCATCGCCCCGTCTGTCAAACGCGACGGAAATGCCCGCAGTGTCGCGCGTACTTGCGCGGATCCAAAGCCATCAAAGATCATCGTTGCGGGCACGCACAATGTCACGCCTGTCAACAATACGTGGACATTGAATCCCATCAATGTTTCATTCAAGTGCGGACCttggacgacgacgacgacgacgacgacaccGTGCAACCACCCGTTCACGTGTTCTTTGACATTGAAGCCAAACAAGTCGACAGCCGACACGTGCCCAATCTCCTGGTCTGTCAACGCGCCGACGACGACGTCTTCCATTGGTGGTACGGTGACGCGTGCGTTCAAGAGTTTCTGCTCCAATTGGAGGACTGGTGTCAAGGGGGTAAACAACCGCTGACCGTCCTCGCTCATAATTTCCAAGGGTACGACAGTTATCCCGTCATTGACACGTTGCATCAACTCCGTCTCAAATTGGGTCAGATCCGTAACGGGGGTAAAGTCCTCCAACTCCAATGTCTGGCGTCCAGTGTCCGTTTCATTGATTCCATGTccttctttcaaatgaagttggCCAAGTTCCCGAAAACCTTCGGGCTCACCGAACTCAAAAAGGGGTACTTTCCTCATTTGTTCAACACCGACGACCATCAGACTTACGTCGGATCGTTACCCGACCAACACTATTACATGCCCGATGGGATGTCCGTCGACGATCGTGACGCCTTCCGACGCTGGCACGATAAACTCACACGTGAAGGCTACGTGTTTGACTTTCGACACGAACTGCTCGAGTACTGTAAGTCGGACGTCCTGCTCCTTAAACAAGGGTGTATGACTTTCAAACGCGAGTTTGAAGCCAAGGCCGGGTTCGATCCCTTTGATCAGATGACGATCGCGTCGGCTTGCAATCGGTACCTACGGACCCACTGCCTTCAACCCAATACCATCGCCTGCGAACCGTTGCTCGGGTGGGGCGGTCGACGTGTCAATCAGTCGTCGGCGGCCTTCGAATGGTTGGCCTGGGAAGCCCATCTCGTCTCCACACCCCTTCGCCATGCACACAATGGGGGTGAAGTACGACCGCTGCCCGATCGACGTTACACCGTCGATGGGTTCGATGCGAGGACCCAGACCGTCTACGAATTCGACGGGTGTTTCTGGCACGGCTGCCCGACCTGTTTTCCACAACGCCACGAATCGCATCCCAGACTCCTCGGTCGTACCATGGACGACGTCTTCGCCCTACGTCAAGAAAAACACGACCTTCTCCGTCAACATGGCTACCTCGTCCGGTCGATCTGGGAATGCGAGTGGTCGCGTCGACGTGCCGCCGATCCTGCCATCCAAACCTTCCTGCAATCGCACCAGACCCCTCTCCCGCTTGATCCGCGCGATGCCTTCTTCGGTGGACGTACCAATGCCTACCAACTCTACCGGTGCGTGGAAGGGGACGAACGGATCCTCTACTACGATTTCAAGAGCCTGTACCCTTACGTAAACAAGTACTGCCGCTACCCTATCGGTCATCCTCAGATCATCTCTCAACCACCCGTCGAACAAGGGCTCGACGCGTATTTCGGGCTCGTGTGTTGTACCATCTTACCACCCACGGATCTATTGCATCCCGTCTTGCCGTACCGATGCAGTCAGAAACTCACGTTCCCCTTGTGTGCCACCTGCGTCAGTCAGTACATCGACGTCCCACTACTCGACAAGCACGTGGACGACTGCCATCACACCGACGCTCAACGCGCTCTCACCGGCACGTGGTGCACGCCTGAACTCGTCGTGGCCCTCCAGAAAGGGTACCGACTCCTCCACATTCATCAGGTCTACCATTTCCCCGACACGCAAGTGGGACTCTTTGCCGAGTACATCGACACGTGGCTCAAACTCAAGGAAGAAGCCAGCGGGTATCCCGAGCACTGCACCACAGGACACCTCCAACGCGAACACGTCCGACGATGGAACGAACGCGAAAACATTGTTCTCCATCATGCCAATATCCGCAAGAACCCCGGGCAACGTGCTCTGTCTAAACTCATGCTGAATTCCATGTGGGGGAAATTCGGGCAACAGACCAACAAGACACAAGTCAAAGAATTCATCGATCCGCCCGATTTCTGGCAGTTCCTGGATAGCAGCGCCCACGACGTGCGCTGGGTCAGCCCCGTCACCGAAGAACGGGTCGAAATCCACTACAAGATGCAACACCACTGCGAGTCAGATTCGCCCAATCTCAATATCTTCGTGGCCTGTTTCACTACCTGTCATGCCAGACTCCATCTCTACCGCGCCCTCGATCATCTCGGTCCGCGGGTTCTCTATTCCGACACCGATTCTGTCGTCTTCGTCCAAAGACCCGACGATCCACCTATCCAACCCCCGCTCGGGGATTTTCTCGGTGATTTCACCGATGAACTCGACCCAGGCGACCACATCATCGAATTCTGTTCCGGAGGACCCAAGAACTACGGTTACATGACCGCCCTCGGTAACACCGAATGCAAGGTCCGCGGTTTCTCCCTCAACGCCGAAGGACAAGCCCAACTCAACTATCAAGTCCTCAAGCAAAACACCCTGGATGAACTCAGGAGGCCTCAAGCCCAACCGCGTGTCACCCCCGTCGTCCAAACCCACAGCGTGCACAGGGATGCCAAACAGTATCAACTCAGCACCCGATCCCGTACCAAAGACTACAAACTGGTCTACAACAAACGGATCCTCGATCCTTACACGTTCTACACGTTCCCGTATGGTTACCGCACCCAAgatcatcaaaacacacttttgttattagacatgtaa